A DNA window from Impatiens glandulifera chromosome 7, dImpGla2.1, whole genome shotgun sequence contains the following coding sequences:
- the LOC124945329 gene encoding anthranilate synthase beta subunit 2, chloroplastic-like, translating to MMTCGSSRLETASLILQKSSFGSLQSIEISNLLLSSSLSSCKIPNNSHGFPGLRLRSGHETSLCRHPMSVSENASISMGIPAQRTSNPIVVIDNYDSFTYNLCQYMGELGCDFEVYRNDELTVEELKSKCPRGVLISPGPGAPQDSGISLQTVLQLGPIVPVFGVCMGLQCIGEAFGGKIVRSPSGVMHGKSSLVYYNDGEENSLFTGLSNPFIAGRYHSLVIEKESFPHDELEITAWTEDGLVMAARHKKYKHIVGVQFHPESIISTEGKSIVRNFIKLIEKSELLTSE from the exons ATGATGACTTGCGGATCTTCACGTTTGGAAACCGCTTCCCTCATCCTGCAGAAATCATCATTTGGGTCTCTCCAATCCATAGAAATTTCCAATCTTCTATTGAGTTCTTCTCTATCTTCATGCAAGATCCCCAACAACAGCCACGGTTTTCCAGGGTTGCGGCTCAGGTCTGGACATGAGACATCTCTCTGTAGACATCCAATGTCTGTCTCTGAAAATGCTTCCATATCGATGGGTATCCCCGCCCAGAGGACCTCGAATCCGATTGTGGTGATTGATAATTACGACAGCTTCACTTACAATCTCTGCCAg TATATGGGTGAGCTGGGTTGCGACTTTGAAGTTTATCGAAACGATGAGCTAACAGTGGAGGAACTGAAAAG CAAATGTCCAAGAGGAGTGCTTATTTCTCCTGGACCTG GAGCACCCCAGGATTCAGGAATCTCGTTACAAACTGTGTTGCAACTCGGTCCTATAGTACCCGTGTTTGGTGTCTGTATGGGACTTCAGTGTATTGGGGAGGCTTTCGGAG GGAAGATTGTGAGATCGCCTTCTGGAGTAATGCATGGTAAAAGCTCCCTTGTCTATTATAACGACGGAGAGGAAAACAGCTTATTTACCGGGCTATCAAA CCCATTTATTGCTGGTAGATATCACAGTCTTGTGATTGAAAAGGAGAGTTTCCCCCATGATGAACTTGAAATCACTGCATGGACTGAGGATGGTCTGGTTATGGCTGCCCGCCATAAGAAATATAAGCATATAGTG GGTGTACAGTTTCATCCTGAAAGCATTATAAGCACCGAGGGGAAATCGATTGTTCGCAATTTTATCAAGTTGATTGAGAAAAGTGAACTGTTGACCTCAGAGTAA
- the LOC124945788 gene encoding histone H2A.Z-specific chaperone CHZ1, with protein MEATQEKEGQYLLGEPTYIELENGRFKCVETGHELPAHNKESYAHTKHCRLGLIDAALAANKPPLNMFLQDPASRSKLSCKLTGDTVNKSEEHIWKHINGRRFLNVLEKKEIEKQTPSATAMVVEKSPQKPKKKKSKLKVKKEKHKKKEEEEEENGVEMQNSSEKEDSETTDIEGFWMPAVGERWDFDNGADRWGSGSESDEQEETEEDEIENETDDDDDANAEENNKEDTLDISKRTKRMCIEIDSSNLASAAKKKKKKTA; from the exons ATGGAGGCGACACAAGAGAAGGAGGGACAATATCTGCTGGGAGAACCGACGTACATAGAGCTTGAGAATGGACGGTTCAAGTGTGTGGAGACTGGACACGAGTTGCCAGCCCACAACAAAGAATCCTACGCGCACACCAAACACTGTCGTCTTGGCCTCATTGACGCTGCCCTTGCTGCTAACAAGCCCCCTCTCAATATGTTCCTTCAGGACCCTGCTTCTAG GTCAAAATTAAGTTGTAAGCTAACAGGAGATACTGTGAACAAGTCTGAGGAGCATATATGGAAACATATCAATGGAAGACGTTTCCTGAACGTGttag AGAAAAAGGAAATTGAGAAGCAAACACCAAGTGCAACAGCCATGGTTGTAGAGAAGAGTCCACAAAaaccaaagaagaagaagtcaAAGCTAAAAGTGAAAAAggaaaaacataaaaagaaagaagaagaggaggaggagaatgGTGTTGAAATGCAGAATTCCTCTGAAAAGGAGGATAGTGAGACTACGGATATTGAAGGTTTTTGGATGCCTGCGGTGGGTGAGCGATGGGACTTTGACAATGGAGCAGACCGTTGGGGCTCAGGTTCTGAATCTGATGAGCAAGAAGAgactgaagaagatgaaattgaaaatgaaacag atgatgatgatgatgcaaaTGCTGAAGAGAATAATAAAGAAGATACACTGGATATTTCTAAAAG AACCAAACGGATGTGCATAGAGATTGATTCTAGCAACCTAGCTTCCGCCgccaaaaagaagaagaagaagacggcCTAA